CGGTGTGACGAACTGGCAACCCCCCCGCGGGCGCGAGTGCTGGAATGGGACTACCTTTTGAAGGGCAACCCCGCATTCCTTGCAACGTAGAAGGGATCCCAGTGGCCGAAAAAGACGAGCACGCCACCCTCAGCTACCCAGGTGGCGAGCTTGAATTGGACGTCGTCCATGCGACCGAAGGTGCCGACGGCGTCGCACTGGGTTCGCTGTTGGCCAAGTCCGGCTACACCACCTATGACGAGGGATTCGTCAACACCGCCTCGACCAAGAGCGCCATCACCTACATCGACGGTGACGCCGGGATCCTGCGGTACCGGGGTTACCCGATCGAGCAGCTGGCGGAGAAGTCGAACTTCATCGAGGTCAGCTACCTGCTGATCTACGGTGAGCTGCCCACCGCCGAGCAGCTGGACAAGTTCACCACCCAGATTCAGCGGCACACTCTGTTGCACGAGGACCTCAAGCGGTTCTTCGACGGGTTCCCGCGCAACGCGCACCCGATGCCGGTCCTCTCCAGCGCGGTCAATGCGCTGAGCGCCTACTACCAGGACTCGCTGGACCCCTTCGACGACGAGCAGGTCGAACTCTCGACGATCCGGCTGCTGGCGAAGCTGCCGACGATCGCGGCGTATGCGTACAAGAAGTCCGTCGGGCAACCGTTCCTGTACCCGGACAACTCGATGAGCCTCGTGGAGAACTTCCTGCGGATGACGTTCGGTCTGCCCGCCGAGCCCTATGAGGTCGACCCGGAGTTGGTGCGGGCACTGGACATGCTTTTCATCCTGCACGCCGACCACGAGCAGAACTGTTCGACGTCGACGGTGCGGCTCGTCGGGTCGTCGCAGGCCAACCTGTTCACGTCGATCTCCGGCGGCATCAACGCGCTGTGGGGCCCGCTGCACGGCGGCGCCAACCAGGCGGTGCTGGAGATGCTCGAGAAGATCCGGCTGGCCGACGGTGACGTGCACGACTTCGTCAAGAAGGTCAAGAATCGCGAGGACGGCGTCAAGCTGATGGGCTTCGGCCACCGGGTGTACAAGAACTACGACCCGCGGGCGCGCATCGTCAAGGAGCAGGCCGACAAGATCCTGGGCAAGCTCGGCGGCGACGACGAACTGCTGGACATCGCGAAGTCGCTCGAAGAGGTCGCCCTGACCGACGACTTCTTCATCGAGCGCAAGCTCTACCCGAACGTCGACTTCTACACCGGTGTGATCTACCGGGCCATGGGCTTCCCGACGCGCATGTTCACCGTGCTGTTCGCGCTGGGTCGGTTGCCCGGGTGGATCGCGCACTGGCGTGAGATGCACGACGAGGGCAGCGGCAAGATCGGCCGGCCGCGCCAGATCTACACCGGTTACACCGAGCGCGACTACGTCGAACAGGGCTCGCGTTAGAGCGCTTCACTGCGAGGTATTTCACTGGCAATCGGCCTTGCTCTCCGGACAGTTGTAGTTTCACAATAGTTGTGTGAATGAAACCGTCGTCCGATCGATGAGCAGTCGGCGCAAGGCCATCATCCTGGTGTCCTGCTGCCTGAGCCTGCTGATCGTGTCGATGGACGCGACGATCGTCAACGTCGCCATTCCCAACATCCGCGCGGATCTCGGCGCGTCGGCGTCGCAGCTGCAGTGGGTGGTCGACATCTACACGCTGGTGCTGGCGTCGCTGCTGTTGTTGGCTGGTGCGGCCGCCGACAGGTTCGGCCGCCGGCGCACGTTCCAGCTCGGTCTCACGGTCTTCGCGATCGGCTCGCTGATGTGCAGCCTTGCGCCGAACATCCAGACACTGATCGCGGCGCGATTCCTGCAGGCGGTCGGCGGCTCGATGATGAACCCGGTCGCGATGTCGATCATCACCCAGGTCTTCACCGGCCGGGTCGAGCGCGCCCGCGCGATCGGCATCTGGGGTGGCGTCGTCGGTATCTCGATGGCAATCGGCCCGATCGTCGGCGGCACGCTCATCGAGTACTCAAGCTGGCGCGCGGTGTTCTGGATCAACCTGCCGATCTGTGCGATCGCGATCCTGCTGACGGCGATCTTCGTCCCCGAATCCAAGTCGGCCACGATGCGCGACATCGACCCGGTCGGCCAGGGCCTCGGCATGGCCTTCCTGTTCGGCATCGTCTACGTCCTCATCGAAGGGCCGAACTTCGGGTGGGGCGACGTGCGCACGATCGCGGTGGCGGTCGTCGCGGTGCTCGCGTTGCTGGCTTTCCTGATCTACGAGTCGCGGCGCCACGACCCGTTCATCGATCTTCGGTTCTTCCGCAGCGTCCCGTTCGCGTCGGCGACCATGATCGCGGTCTGTGCGTTCGCCGCGTGGGGTGCGTTCCTGTTCATGATGTCGCTGTACCTGCAGGAGGAGCGCGGCTTCTCGGCCATGAAGACCGGGCTGATCTATCTGCCGGTGGCTATAGGCGCACTTGTCTTCTCACCGCTGTCGGGCCGGATGGTCGGTCGATTCGGCGGCCGGCCGTCGATCGTCATCTCGGGTGTGCTGATCACCGCGTCGACGGTGCTGCTCGCGGGTCTGACAGCGACGACGCCGGTTTGGCGGCTGCTCGTGATCTTCGCGGTGTTCGGTATCGGGTTCTCGATCGTCAACGCGCCGATCACCACCGCGGCCGTGAGCGGTATGCCGACGGACCGGGCCGGGGCCGCGTCGGCCATCGCTTCGACCAGCCGGCAGGTCGGCGTGAGTCTCGGTGTGGCGCTGTGTGGTTCGGTCGCAGGGGCGGCGCTGGCGACGATGGGTGCGGACTTCGCCGTGGCCGCGCGGCCGCTGTGGTTGATCTGCGCGGCGCTGGGGCTGACGATCACCGCGCTCGGGATCTACTCGACGTCGTCACGCGCACTGCGTTCCGCTGATCGTCTTGCGCCGCTGATTGCCGGAACCGATGTGCGACGGGAGGTCGCCGATGTCATCTAACCCGCTGGCCGACGAGGTCTGGCGCGCCATGGCTGCGGTGGTGATGGACAACCGCGACAGTTGGAAGCGGGCCGTGGTGGAGCAATCGGGCTTGCCGTTCAGCAGGATTCGCATCCTCAAGCGGTTGAGCCGGCAATCGATGTCGGTGAAGGAGCTGGCGCACGCGGCGACCATCGATGCGCCCGCGGCCACGGTGGCGGTCAACGACCTGGAGAACCGCGGACTGGTGGTGCGCGAGATCGATCCGACGAATCGGCGGTACAAGATCGTGTCGCTCACCGAGCAGGGCCGCGCGGTGGTGCGGAAGATCGAAGAGATCGACGATCCGGCGCCCGACGTGTTCGCGGCGTTGGGCGATGCGGAACTGAAGCAGCTGCAGGAGACTCTGCGAAAGTTGCGGACGTAACGGGTTAGCGGGAGCTCTCCAGCACCGCCATCGCCGCGTTGTGCCCGCCGATCCCCGATACGGCGCCACCGCGGCGGGAACCGGAGCCGCACAGCAGGATTCGATCGTGGTCGGTGGCTACGCCCCACCGTCTGGCCGGGGTGTCGAGTGGCTCGTCATCCTCGGCGAATGGCCAGGACAGCGCACCGTGGAAGATGTTGCCCGCCGTCATACCCAGCGCGTGTTCAAGATCCACCGTCGTTTTCGTCTCGATGCACAGCCGGCCCGCCGCGTCCTGCATCAGCACATCCTGAATGGGCTCTGCCAGAACGGAGTTCAGCGAATTGAGTACTGCCGAGGTCAACGTGTCCCGCATCCGGCCGGGGTCACCCGTCTTGATCAACGAGTGCGGAGTGTGTAGGCCGAACACGGTCAGCGTCTGGGCGCCGGAGGCGCGCAGCTCGTCGGACAGGATGGTGGGATCGGTCAGTGAGTGACAGTAGATCTCGCACGGCAGCGGATCGGGCACCACACCGTGGTCGGCGCGGGTGTAGGCCGTATCGAGCTGGCGGTAGGTCTCGTTGATGTGAAACGTCCCGCCGAACGCCTGCTCCGGCCCGACGGTCTCGTCGCGCAATCGGGGCAACCTGCGCAACATCAGGTTGACCTTCACCTGCGCACCCGGTGCCTGGTCGGGTGCTGGCTCGTCGAGCAGTGCGGCCAGCACCGTCGGCGTCACGTTCGCGAGCACGTGGGTGGCGTTCACGCGGTGTTCCCGGCCGTCGCGCCGGTAGCACACCTGCCCGTCCGGGTCGATGTGGTAAACATCTGCACCGCAGGCGATTTCGGCGCCGTGTCCGGTGGCGGCGGCGGCCAGTGCGCCGCTGACCGCGCCCATGCCGCCGATCGGGACGTCCCAGTCGCCGGTGCCACCGCCGAGCAGGTGGTAGAGGAAGCAGATGTTCTGTGTCAGCGACGGGTCGTCGAGTCGGGCGAACGTGCCGATCAGCGCGTCGGTGGCCATCACTCCGCGCACGAGGTCGTTGGACACCGCGGAGGTGATGGCGTGGCCGATCGGCTCGTCGATGATCGAGCGCCACGCGGCGTCGTCGCCCACCTGAGTGCGCGCCTCGTAGCGGGTGCACAGCGGCTGCAGCAGGGTCGGCCACAACCGCGACGTGAGCGCCCGCGCGCGTTGGTAGAACTCGTCGAAGCCCGTCTCGTCGGCGTCCGCGCCGATCGCACCGAACGTCGACGAAGGGCCGATCAGCAGTCCGGTCCGGCCGCCGGTCTCGGGGTCGGGGGTGTAGGAGGAGTAGCGCCGCCGCGCCAACCGCACCCGGGCGCCGAGGTCCTCGACGATGCGCCTGGGCAGCAGGCTCACCAGATAGGAGTAGCGGGACAACCGCGCGTCGACGCCCTCGAAGGCGTGCGCCGACACGGCCGCACCGCCGACGTGGTCGAGTCGCTCCAGCACCTGCACGCGGCGTCCCGCGCGGGCCAGGTACGCCGCAGCGACCAGCCCGTTGTGCCCGCCGCCGACCACGACGACGTCATATGTCGCCGACGAGCTCAGTTGAGGTAGCCCTCGACCTCGTCGGGCGGGCGCACGCTCGCGGCCCTGGGATCGCCGCCGGTCTCTCGCAGTGCCCGGCGCTGGCGCAGCAGGTCCCAACACTGGTCCAACTGGACTTCGAGGGCGCGCAGGCGCTGATGCTCCTCAGACTCGTCGATGTCGCGGTGCTGCAGCTGCTCCCGCAGGCGCTGCTCCTCTGCGACCAGTTCGTTGACCTGATTGAGAATGTCTTGGTCCTT
The nucleotide sequence above comes from Mycolicibacterium moriokaense. Encoded proteins:
- a CDS encoding MarR family winged helix-turn-helix transcriptional regulator, which translates into the protein MSSNPLADEVWRAMAAVVMDNRDSWKRAVVEQSGLPFSRIRILKRLSRQSMSVKELAHAATIDAPAATVAVNDLENRGLVVREIDPTNRRYKIVSLTEQGRAVVRKIEEIDDPAPDVFAALGDAELKQLQETLRKLRT
- a CDS encoding citrate synthase, coding for MAEKDEHATLSYPGGELELDVVHATEGADGVALGSLLAKSGYTTYDEGFVNTASTKSAITYIDGDAGILRYRGYPIEQLAEKSNFIEVSYLLIYGELPTAEQLDKFTTQIQRHTLLHEDLKRFFDGFPRNAHPMPVLSSAVNALSAYYQDSLDPFDDEQVELSTIRLLAKLPTIAAYAYKKSVGQPFLYPDNSMSLVENFLRMTFGLPAEPYEVDPELVRALDMLFILHADHEQNCSTSTVRLVGSSQANLFTSISGGINALWGPLHGGANQAVLEMLEKIRLADGDVHDFVKKVKNREDGVKLMGFGHRVYKNYDPRARIVKEQADKILGKLGGDDELLDIAKSLEEVALTDDFFIERKLYPNVDFYTGVIYRAMGFPTRMFTVLFALGRLPGWIAHWREMHDEGSGKIGRPRQIYTGYTERDYVEQGSR
- a CDS encoding phytoene desaturase family protein, with amino-acid sequence MVGGGHNGLVAAAYLARAGRRVQVLERLDHVGGAAVSAHAFEGVDARLSRYSYLVSLLPRRIVEDLGARVRLARRRYSSYTPDPETGGRTGLLIGPSSTFGAIGADADETGFDEFYQRARALTSRLWPTLLQPLCTRYEARTQVGDDAAWRSIIDEPIGHAITSAVSNDLVRGVMATDALIGTFARLDDPSLTQNICFLYHLLGGGTGDWDVPIGGMGAVSGALAAAATGHGAEIACGADVYHIDPDGQVCYRRDGREHRVNATHVLANVTPTVLAALLDEPAPDQAPGAQVKVNLMLRRLPRLRDETVGPEQAFGGTFHINETYRQLDTAYTRADHGVVPDPLPCEIYCHSLTDPTILSDELRASGAQTLTVFGLHTPHSLIKTGDPGRMRDTLTSAVLNSLNSVLAEPIQDVLMQDAAGRLCIETKTTVDLEHALGMTAGNIFHGALSWPFAEDDEPLDTPARRWGVATDHDRILLCGSGSRRGGAVSGIGGHNAAMAVLESSR
- a CDS encoding DUF2630 family protein, giving the protein MAKDQDILNQVNELVAEEQRLREQLQHRDIDESEEHQRLRALEVQLDQCWDLLRQRRALRETGGDPRAASVRPPDEVEGYLN
- a CDS encoding MFS transporter, which gives rise to MSSRRKAIILVSCCLSLLIVSMDATIVNVAIPNIRADLGASASQLQWVVDIYTLVLASLLLLAGAAADRFGRRRTFQLGLTVFAIGSLMCSLAPNIQTLIAARFLQAVGGSMMNPVAMSIITQVFTGRVERARAIGIWGGVVGISMAIGPIVGGTLIEYSSWRAVFWINLPICAIAILLTAIFVPESKSATMRDIDPVGQGLGMAFLFGIVYVLIEGPNFGWGDVRTIAVAVVAVLALLAFLIYESRRHDPFIDLRFFRSVPFASATMIAVCAFAAWGAFLFMMSLYLQEERGFSAMKTGLIYLPVAIGALVFSPLSGRMVGRFGGRPSIVISGVLITASTVLLAGLTATTPVWRLLVIFAVFGIGFSIVNAPITTAAVSGMPTDRAGAASAIASTSRQVGVSLGVALCGSVAGAALATMGADFAVAARPLWLICAALGLTITALGIYSTSSRALRSADRLAPLIAGTDVRREVADVI